Proteins from a genomic interval of Alphaproteobacteria bacterium:
- a CDS encoding TatD family deoxyribonuclease gives MCRGACWKLLMDNLETPHVGVFCTNMKKYIDAHCHLFDENLPNNIGAIVNATRPSEWCDVIAGAEKNPNVFAAIGVHPWFVGELGAGWDAQMCELLAQNPGVTIGEIGLDKHKPDMDTQINVFVCQMDLAVELGRGVHVHCVGAWDKMFAVLKKYKSQQPPFILFHRFSGNAMDVARLVADYNAYFSFSGTRRIIADVPRDRILVETDSNNPTGIIRVAEQIAAICPDCDFYKNTMGMLKHG, from the coding sequence ATGTGCCGGGGCGCGTGCTGGAAATTGTTAATGGATAATTTGGAAACGCCCCATGTGGGCGTTTTTTGTACAAATATGAAAAAATACATAGATGCGCATTGTCATTTGTTTGATGAAAATTTGCCCAATAATATTGGGGCGATTGTTAATGCAACGCGCCCGTCCGAATGGTGCGATGTGATTGCCGGGGCAGAAAAAAATCCTAATGTTTTCGCGGCGATTGGTGTACACCCGTGGTTTGTTGGCGAACTGGGGGCGGGGTGGGATGCGCAGATGTGTGAATTGTTGGCACAAAATCCCGGGGTGACGATTGGTGAAATTGGTCTGGATAAGCATAAGCCCGATATGGATACGCAAATAAACGTATTTGTGTGTCAGATGGATTTGGCGGTGGAATTGGGGCGTGGGGTACATGTGCACTGTGTTGGTGCATGGGATAAAATGTTCGCCGTATTAAAGAAATATAAATCACAGCAACCGCCATTTATTTTATTTCACCGTTTTTCGGGAAATGCGATGGATGTGGCACGATTGGTTGCGGACTATAATGCGTACTTTTCATTTTCTGGGACGCGGCGCATAATTGCGGATGTGCCACGGGACAGAATACTGGTTGAAACAGATTCAAATAACCCAACGGGGATTATTAGGGTTGCGGAACAGATTGCCGCGATTTGTCCGGATTGTGATTTTTATAAAAATACAATGGGGATGTTGAAACATGGATAG
- a CDS encoding tRNA threonylcarbamoyladenosine dehydratase: MDRLHRTRLLFGDAGIEKLKKSTVMVVGCGAVGSFAIEALARSGVGHLVVVDFDTVEESNINRQLFALTSTIGRPKVDVAATRVRDINPDIMVDALNIRWDENTDVKIIPDFVIDAIDSVESKVALYKWADAHNVPLITSMGAASKTDPAQIKIAPISRTTVCPLAARVRRMVRGAGLSDFPAVYSTESPAPVVGHAKNLGSIICVTGVFGLMMANWVIGKIVRNI; encoded by the coding sequence ATGGATAGATTACACAGAACACGTTTGTTGTTTGGCGATGCAGGAATTGAAAAACTGAAAAAATCAACGGTTATGGTTGTTGGCTGTGGCGCGGTGGGTTCGTTCGCGATTGAGGCCCTGGCGCGCAGTGGTGTTGGACATTTAGTGGTTGTGGACTTTGATACGGTGGAAGAATCAAATATAAATCGCCAGTTGTTTGCACTGACATCGACCATTGGCCGGCCCAAGGTTGATGTTGCCGCGACGCGCGTGCGTGATATAAACCCAGATATTATGGTTGATGCGCTGAATATCCGTTGGGATGAAAATACAGATGTTAAAATTATACCGGACTTTGTCATTGATGCGATTGACAGTGTGGAATCCAAGGTTGCATTATATAAATGGGCGGATGCGCATAATGTGCCACTGATTACCAGTATGGGTGCGGCGTCCAAGACCGACCCGGCCCAGATTAAAATTGCGCCGATTTCCCGCACAACGGTGTGTCCGTTGGCGGCGCGTGTGCGGCGTATGGTGCGTGGGGCGGGGTTGTCGGATTTCCCAGCCGTTTATTCGACCGAGTCGCCTGCGCCGGTCGTTGGACATGCAAAAAACCTGGGGTCGATTATATGTGTGACGGGGGTGTTTGGGTTGATGATGGCGAACTGGGTGATTGGGAAAATTGTTCGCAATATTTAA
- a CDS encoding SIMPL domain-containing protein — protein sequence MKITQKLKSMSGVWMVVLAIGIALGGYFIGDGIYRAMSGRTVTVKGLAERDVVADTAVWNIKINGVGGDLTELQQRIDNDLTEINAFLIDAGFAPGDIQKLRVQVRDKYAGYTDSELKNQQNDGRYVIETGVMVRSHDVALVDSVSRRMGELVRRGITITEDYSGPIYIFNGLNDIKISMIEQATKNATAAGEQFAKDADARLGKIKSANQGVFSIESRDPTDSWSSNERQAINKKVRVVATITFYLK from the coding sequence ATGAAAATTACACAGAAATTAAAGTCTATGTCCGGTGTTTGGATGGTTGTATTGGCGATTGGAATTGCGCTGGGCGGGTATTTTATTGGTGATGGGATTTATCGCGCGATGTCAGGTCGTACCGTTACGGTCAAGGGGTTGGCCGAACGTGATGTTGTGGCTGATACCGCGGTGTGGAATATTAAAATTAACGGTGTTGGTGGTGATTTGACTGAACTGCAACAGCGTATTGATAATGATTTAACAGAAATTAATGCGTTTTTAATTGATGCCGGTTTTGCGCCGGGTGATATTCAAAAACTGCGTGTTCAGGTACGTGATAAATATGCGGGATATACCGATTCGGAATTAAAGAATCAGCAAAATGATGGTCGCTATGTCATTGAAACGGGTGTTATGGTGCGGTCGCATGATGTTGCGTTGGTTGACAGTGTATCGCGCAGAATGGGTGAACTGGTGCGGCGTGGGATTACGATTACCGAAGATTATTCAGGGCCAATTTATATATTTAACGGATTGAATGATATTAAAATTTCGATGATTGAGCAAGCAACCAAGAATGCAACGGCGGCTGGGGAACAGTTTGCCAAAGATGCAGACGCGCGTCTGGGCAAGATTAAAAGTGCAAATCAGGGTGTTTTCAGTATCGAATCACGTGATCCGACCGACAGTTGGTCATCCAATGAACGTCAGGCAATAAATAAAAAAGTTCGCGTGGTTGCAACTATAACATTCTATTTGAAATAA
- a CDS encoding M23 family metallopeptidase — protein sequence MIKIGLFFIVILCGIPVGAVTASLLRPTQFPTTSADASFVERMENLADGYEPYAGMSAYQIMEFEEMEDYAQRAIEAELHAAGIPVCDGCDENGKPPAQDGSTIVPDKPQQSPVVATDVPAPAVSSGGVANGYCSMRNPNLLSGQSIPFGLPVNTADLSSDISDRTKKIARNTDKGLFCAPYGCDRGRPHEGIDIGCDAGFYQMPIYATADGVVDYLVRAGNNASAGNYIRINHGNGWATQYMHLDEIFVTQGQRVQSGCLIGLMGHTGGNRDQKVRQMSRDLTHLHYEIIYSGRASYVMAPNGNKIPIIRGCTRLGPCGDFKSKIYPNEIMVYE from the coding sequence ATGATAAAAATCGGATTGTTTTTTATTGTGATCTTATGCGGGATTCCGGTTGGGGCTGTGACGGCGTCACTGTTGCGTCCGACGCAGTTCCCAACAACATCGGCGGACGCTTCTTTTGTAGAACGTATGGAAAACCTGGCCGATGGGTACGAGCCGTATGCCGGAATGAGTGCGTATCAAATAATGGAATTTGAAGAAATGGAAGATTATGCCCAGCGCGCAATCGAGGCAGAATTACATGCCGCAGGTATCCCAGTGTGTGATGGATGTGATGAAAATGGAAAACCACCCGCCCAGGATGGCAGTACGATTGTACCAGATAAACCACAGCAATCGCCGGTCGTGGCGACAGATGTGCCCGCGCCGGCTGTGTCGTCTGGTGGTGTGGCCAATGGGTATTGCAGTATGCGTAATCCCAATTTGCTCAGTGGTCAATCCATACCGTTTGGCTTGCCAGTGAATACGGCGGATTTGTCCAGTGATATATCAGACAGGACAAAAAAAATAGCACGCAATACGGATAAAGGGTTGTTTTGTGCCCCGTATGGGTGCGACCGTGGTCGCCCGCACGAAGGGATTGATATCGGGTGTGATGCGGGATTCTATCAGATGCCAATTTATGCAACCGCGGATGGTGTGGTGGATTATCTGGTGCGCGCGGGTAATAATGCGTCGGCGGGAAACTATATTCGAATTAATCATGGTAATGGTTGGGCCACACAGTATATGCATTTGGATGAAATATTTGTTACACAGGGGCAACGTGTTCAGTCTGGATGTTTAATTGGATTAATGGGGCACACAGGCGGAAATCGTGACCAGAAAGTGCGTCAGATGTCCCGGGATTTGACGCATTTGCATTATGAAATTATATATTCTGGGCGCGCGTCCTATGTTATGGCACCAAATGGTAATAAAATCCCGATTATACGTGGTTGTACTCGGCTGGGGCCGTGTGGGGATTTTAAAAGTAAAATCTATCCTAATGAGATTATGGTGTATGAATAA